One genomic segment of Brassica napus cultivar Da-Ae chromosome A3, Da-Ae, whole genome shotgun sequence includes these proteins:
- the LOC106441021 gene encoding cadmium/zinc-transporting ATPase HMA2-like (The sequence of the model RefSeq protein was modified relative to this genomic sequence to represent the inferred CDS: added 201 bases not found in genome assembly): MATKNEKKMTKSYFDVLGICCTSEVPLIENILNSLDGVKEYSVIVPSRTVIVVHDSLIISQFNIVKALNQARLEANVRVTGETNFKNKWPSPFAVVSGVLLLLSFFKYLYSPFRWLAVAAVVAGIYPILAKSIASIARTRIDINVLVVITVGATLGMRDYTEAAAVVFLFTIAEWLQSRASYKASAVMQSLMSLSPQKAVIAETGEEVKVDELKINTVIAVKAGETIPVDGVVVDGNCEVDEKTLTGEAFPVPKLRDSTVWAGTINLNGYITVKTTSLAEDCVVAKMAKLVEEAQNSKTETQRFIDQCSKYYTPAIIIISLCFVVIPFALKAHNMKHWLHLALVVLVSACPCGLILSTPVATFCALTKAATSGLLIKGADYLETLAKIKTVAFDKTGTITRGEFIVTDFKSLSRDISLHSLLYWVSSVESKSSHPMAAALVDYAKSVSNEPKPEAVEEYQNFPGEGIYGKIDRKEVYIGNKRIASRAGCSSVPDTGVDTKGGKTVGYVYVGETLAGSFNLSDACRSGVAQAMKELKSLGIKTAMLTGDNQAAAMHAQEQLGNAIDIIHAELLPEGKSEIIKEFKREGPTAMVGDGLNDAPALATADIGISMGISGSALATETGNIILMSNDIRRIPQAIRLARRAKRKVVENVVLSITMKGAILGLAFAGYPLIWAAVLADVGTCLLVIFNSMLLLRDKQKGGNKCYRSSSSPCVLNAEKHEGDAAGDMEAGLLPPTRSDKHCKSSCCGKKNREKVMKPHHGHSGCCDKKQKDNVKIVRKSCESGCCGSGNKTQKPDQEEVKHSCHDMPSEEIRLDAGDGGDCKSVCCGTGTIQQEGSSNLVNLDGEVKVSVKGCCSRPAEHVVASLKVKSNGHCESSKEDKEETCSEVKMNCGSRERSHSHDHHHA; this comes from the exons CTTAACCAAGCGAGGCTAGAAGCAAACGTGAGGGTAACCGGAGAAACAAACTTTAAAAACAAATGGCCAAGTCCGTTCGCGGTGGTTTCCGGCGTACTTCTCCTCCTTTCATTCTTCAAATATCTTTACTCTCCCTTCCGTTGGCTCGCCGTCGCAGCCGTCGTCGCCGGAATATACCCCATACTAGCTAAATCTATAGCATCCATTGCAAGGACTAGAATCGACATCAATGTTCTCGTTGTAATAACCG TGGGAGCAACACTCGGTATGCGAGACTACACAGAAGCTGCAGCAGTTGTATTCTTATTCACAATAGCTGAATGGCTCCAATCTAGGGCAAGCTATAAG GCAAGTGCGGTGATGCAGTCTCTTATGAGTTTATCTCCACAGAAGGCGGTGATTGCAGAGACTGGAGAAGAAGTTAAAGTGGATGAGCTCAAGATCAACACTGTTATAGCAGTCAAAGCTGGTGAAACCATACCTGTTGATGGAGTTGTTGTGGATGGAAACTGTGAGGTTGATGAGAAAACTTTAACCGGTGAAGCATTCCCTGTGCCTAAACTGAGAGATTCAACTGTTTGGGCTGGAACCATTAATCTAAATGGTTACATAACCGTGAAAACAACTTCTCTAGCTGAGGATTGTGTGGTGGCAAAGATGGCTAAGCTAGTGGAAGAAGCTCAGAACAGCAAAACCGAAACTCAGAGATTCATAGACCAATGTTCTAAGTACTATACTCCAG CGATCATCATAATATCACTATGTTTTGTGGTTATCCCATTCGCTTTAAAGGCTCACAATATGAAACATTGGCTGCACTTAGCACTGGTTGTGTTAGTAAGCGCTTGTCCTTGTGGTCTTATTCTCTCAACACCAGTAGCCACTTTCTGTGCGCTCACGAAGGCAGCCACATCAGGACTTCTGATCAAAGGAGCTGATTATCTTGAGACCTTAGCCAAGATCAAAACCGTTGCTTTTGACAAAACCGGGACCATCACTAGAGGCGAGTTCATCGTCACTGATTTCAAGTCACTCTCCAGAGACATAAGCCTGCATAGCTTGCTTTACTG GGTATCAAGCGTGGAGAGCAAGTCAAGCCATCCAATGGCTGCTGCACTTGTGGACTATGCAAAGTCTGTCTCTAATGAACCTAAGCCTGAAGCGGTTGAGGAATACCAGAACTTTCCAGGAGAAGGTATCTATGGGAAGATTGATCGCAAAGAAGTCTATATTGGGAACAAAAGGATTGCCTCCAGAGCTGGATGTTCATCAG TTCCAGATACTGGTGTTGATACTAAAGGAGGAAAGACTGTAGGATATGTCTATGTTGGAGAAACACTTGCCGGTAGCTTCAATCTCTCAGATGCTTGTAGATCAGGTGTAGCTCAAGCGATGAAAGAACTTAAATCTTTGGGAATCAAGACTGCAATGCTTACCGGAGATAACCAAGCTGCAGCAATGCATGCTCAAGAACAG CTAGGGAATGCTATAGATATCATTCATGCAGAGCTTCTTCCAGAAGGCAAATCTGAAATCATCAAAGAGTTTAAGAGAGAAGGTCCAACGGCTATGGTGGGAGATGGACTGAATGATGCACCAGCTTTGGCTACGGCTGATATTGGTATCTCAATGGGTATCTCAGGCTCAGCTCTTGCAACAGAGACTGGTAATATAATCTTGATGTCTAATGATATTAGAAGAATACCGCAAGCTATAAGGCTTGCACGCAGAGCTAAAAggaaagtggtggagaatgtgGTCTTGTCCATCACGATGAAAGGAGCAATTCTTGGTTTGGCATTTGCTGGTTACCCGTTGATTTGGGCAGCGGTTCTTGCAGATGTGGGGACTTGTCTGCTTGTGATTTTTAATAGCATGTTGTTGCTTAGGGATAAACAAAAGGGTGGAAACAAATGTTATCGGtcgtcttcttctccttgtgtCTTAAACGCGGAGAAACATGAAGGTGATGCTGCTGGGGACATGGAAGCAGGCTTATTACCACCAACGAGGAGTGATAAGCATTGCAAGTCGAGCTGTTGTGGAAAGAAGAATCGAGAGAAAGTGATGAAGCCGCACCATGGTCACTCTGGTTGTTGTGACAAGAAACAGAAAGACAATGTAAAGATTGTGAGGAAGAGCTGTGAGTCAGGGTGTTGTGGTAGTGGTAACAAGACTCAGAAACCAGACCAAGAGGAGGTAAAACATAGCTGTCATGACATGCCATCGGAGGAGATAAGACTTGACGCTGGTGATGGTGGTGATTGCAAGTCCGTTTGTTGTGGAACTGGCACAATTCAACAAGAAGGTTCTTCAAACTTAGTCAATCTGGATGGAGAAGTGAAAGTCTCGGTCAAAGGTTGTTGCTCAAGGCCTGCTGAACATGTGGTAGCTAGCTTGAAAGTGAAGAGCAATGGGCACTGTGAAAGTTCCAAGGAAGATAAAGAAGAGACCTGTTCTGAGGTGAAAATGAACTGTGGCAGCAGGGAGAGAAGTCACAGTCATGATCACCACCATGCATGA